From a single Sinomonas atrocyanea genomic region:
- a CDS encoding DLW-39 family protein: protein MKRLIAIAVAALAGAFLYRKAKESEAQKDIWSGSTDTVE, encoded by the coding sequence GTGAAGAGACTGATTGCGATCGCAGTCGCCGCTCTTGCGGGTGCCTTCCTGTATCGGAAGGCCAAGGAGTCCGAGGCCCAGAAGGACATCTGGAGCGGCTCGACGGACACGGTCGAGTAG
- a CDS encoding DUF3566 domain-containing protein, with protein MSTPENTPSSGGYPQAASPARPPQRPTVPPQSANSAGQRPGARPAERPLTAAAAQRAATQRPVGPGQRPGPQGQRPGQAGLVRPAPKAKQRRARLIVSKVDTWSVLKMSFLLSVALGIVTVVASIVLWMVLDVTGIFDKINGLLGEIGGSESGGSLDLKKIASLGQVASFATIIAVVNVVLLTALSMLTAVLYNISATLVGGVGVTLTDD; from the coding sequence GTGAGCACGCCCGAGAACACGCCGTCGTCCGGGGGCTATCCGCAGGCCGCGTCGCCGGCGCGGCCGCCGCAGCGTCCCACGGTGCCGCCCCAGTCGGCGAACTCCGCGGGCCAGCGGCCGGGAGCCCGGCCTGCGGAGCGTCCGCTCACCGCGGCGGCCGCGCAGCGTGCCGCCACCCAGCGGCCGGTCGGTCCTGGCCAGCGCCCCGGCCCCCAGGGCCAGCGACCCGGCCAGGCGGGCCTCGTCCGGCCGGCGCCGAAGGCCAAGCAGCGCCGTGCGCGGCTGATCGTGAGCAAGGTCGACACCTGGTCCGTGCTCAAGATGTCGTTCCTGCTCTCAGTGGCCCTCGGCATCGTCACGGTCGTCGCCTCGATCGTGCTGTGGATGGTCCTCGACGTCACCGGCATCTTCGACAAGATCAACGGCCTCCTCGGCGAGATCGGCGGCTCGGAGAGCGGCGGCTCCCTGGACCTGAAGAAGATCGCCTCCCTCGGCCAGGTGGCCTCCTTTGCGACCATCATCGCCGTGGTCAACGTGGTGCTCCTGACCGCGCTGTCGATGCTCACGGCCGTGCTGTACAACATCTCGGCGACCCTCGTGGGCGGCGTCGGAGTGACCCTCACCGACGACTGA